One Manihot esculenta cultivar AM560-2 chromosome 6, M.esculenta_v8, whole genome shotgun sequence DNA segment encodes these proteins:
- the LOC110618101 gene encoding transcription factor TCP5, translating into MITGSREKIFQAKQEGDAAGDSSFSKAATSTSSRKWSAFRNPRIVRMPRSFGGKDRHSKVSTVRGLRDRRIRLSVHTALQLYDLQDRLGLSQPSKVIDWLLDATKNDIDKLPPLQMLQGFGQFHDQQMLLSHQSNFANFFDPNSDGGYHQDTVAAEASLRSGEVEISVAEKGKWIKTNEQENQEYGFCNYTTAGQVSAQKLFPLTSSNTHSSLPGLPNNSYFHWDTSNLSSSHQFQTHGFVHHTETSLKDTVSSPPSLPFSSASQFFFCPPVTMASLFQQYPPYATTPLESESKEINHFQLLNSGSQHILPNSRATNLPMRNLSLNVNPGFAHLHQSNNV; encoded by the coding sequence ATGATTACAGGTTCAAGAGAAAAGATTTTTCAAGCAAAGCAAGAGGGAGATGCTGCTGGCGACAGCAGCTTCTCCAAGGCAGCAACATCTACTTCTTCAAGAAAATGGTCAGCATTTAGGAATCCAAGAATTGTGCGAATGCCGCGTTCATTTGGAGGAAAAGATAGGCATAGCAAGGTTTCCACTGTGAGGGGTTTGCGAGACAGACGAATTAGGCTTTCTGTACACACAGCTCTTCAGTTATATGATCTTCAAGACAGGCTTGGGTTGAGCCAGCCtagcaaggtaattgattggctGCTTGATGCCACTAAAAATGATATTGATAAGCTTCCACCTCTTCAGATGCTTCAAGGATTTGGCCAATTCCATGATCAGCAGATGCTGCTTTCTCATCAATCAAATTTCGCTAATTTCTTTGATCCCAATTCGGACGGAGGGTATCACCAAGACACAGTGGCAGCTGAAGCTTCACTGAGATCAGGTGAAGTTGAAATTAGTGTTGCTGAGAAAGGAAAATGGATCAAAACAAATGAACAAGAAAATCAAGAATATGGGTTTTGCAATTACACCACTGCTGGACAAGTTTCAGCTCAAAAGTTATTTCCTTTAACCAGTAGTAATACTCATTCTTCTTTACCTGGTTTGCCAAACAATTCCTACTTCCATTGGGATACTTCAAATTTATCTTCATCTCACCAATTTCAAACCCATGGATTCGTACACCACACAGAAACTTCCCTCAAAGACACTGTTTCATCACCACCATCACTGCCTTTCTCATCTGCTTCTCAATTCTTTTTCTGTCCGCCTGTGACAATGGCTTCACTCTTTCAGCAATATCCACCTTATGCTACCACTCCATTAGAGAGTGAGTCAAAGGAAATCAACCATTTCCAGTTGCTGAACTCAGGTTCACAACATATCCTGCCAAATTCTCGTGCAACAAACTTGCCAATGAGGAATTTGTCACTGAATGTAAATCCTGGGTTTGCTCATTTACATCAAAGTAACAATGTATAA
- the LOC110617647 gene encoding protein LONGIFOLIA 2 isoform X1: MAAKLLHSLADDNPDLQKQIGCMTGIFQLFDRHVVTGRRLNHRRLLPGDPHLKNSSTERESFDVYHRSTAAEMNLNKNLNDKQRISTESSGPSFSSSCSSSLSSLDCNKTAQPEASSFDRIIFPKTPSRDAVLTQPTTSSHVGRQSLDVRGVVKDSMYREARGLSVKTSIKEEAVAHAVKHKDSPRPLHPSKYVDGSHGIVNKEKQNSPVDLKESLRVLAKLREAPCYYNETRERPRSLQELKDGASHTISKDAPRISYDGREMNRLSFDSRDTTKSNLKIKELPRLSLDSREISMRGSGCYSKSSFISKDLQSAVNSNEKVHNMQHSLGTQKRPPNLVAKLMGLEALPDSASTSYSRSNLIKSFPVDHSDSFSASLKVKDVNRPIQIPKSPRNISKEPISPRWKNPDLIMKPISRLPIEKAPWKQLEGSRTSPKPAKFSAKTSNPFPTVYSEVEGRLKDLEFNQSGKDLRALKQILEAMQAKGLLEARKEEKGTSFGTQREYESNCTSPGHKPRSLSQRNQQRNHVSASTIRGSDSSRTCESPIVIMKPAKLVDKSGIPASSVIPIDSLSGLHKIPSSGHAGGPNRSANNQTAKDQSPRISHRDHAFNSSDKKASVRHRSTQYSTRPQHLLKENTGSAKSSGSVSPRLQQKKLELEKRSRPPTPPSDLNKPRRQSNRISTESGSPGGKNRRKAHKLPQSDDQLSQISNESSQQGDDVSVQSDSTVVFDSKTDVEVTSSEQSTEVNGSQSPSMKTGNHLFFDLKQKKPSSRLEEDGTLAELAVDTPEHPSPISVLDTSLYRDDAMSPVNQIQNLATAGDGAGDSKGRKSENQWNNSVGSGLTSEISRKKLQNVENLVQKLKQLNSTHDEASTDYIASLCENTNPDHRYISEILLASGLLLRDLGSEMTTFQLHSSGHPINPELFFVLEQTKASTLPSQEECRPRKSSRSMPNPERCHRKLIFDAVNEMIVKKLALAVPSPEPRLKSDKLAKKPLCAQKLLKELCSEIEQLQAKKSECCLEEDEDDLKGILWYDGIHWSGSWTNFHSEVSGLVLDVERLIFKDLVDEIVIREAAGSQSKLGRRRKLFAK, from the exons ATGGCAGCAAAACTTTTACATTCTTTAGCAGATGATAATCCAGATTTGCAGAAGCAAATAGGATGCATGACTGGGATCTTTCAGCTTTTTGATCGCCATGTCGTCACTGGTAGACGTCTCAACCATAGGAGGCTTCTTCCAG GTGATCCCCACTTGAAGAATAGCAGCACTGAAAGGGAATCTTTTGATGTTTATCATCGGTCTACGGCAGCT GAAATGAATTTGAACAAGAATTTGAATGACAAACAAAGGATTTCCACTGAATCATCCGGACCATCTTTCTCATCCTCTTGTTCTTCCTCTTTATCTTCGCTGGACTGTAACAAAACAGCTCAACCGGAAGCGTCTTCCTTTGACAGAATTATTTTCCCTAAAACTCCTTCAAGGGATGCTGTTCTAACTCAGCCAACCACCTCTTCACATGTTGGACGGCAATCCCTTGATGTTCGGGGTGTTGTCAAGGACTCAATGTATAGGGAAGCAAGAGGGCTATCGGTCAAAACTTCAATTAAAGAGGAAGCAGTGGCCCATGCAGTGAAGCATAAAGACTCCCCAAGGCCATTACATCCCTCCAAATATGTGGATGGATCTCATGGAATTGTGAACAAGGAGAAGCAAAATTCTCCTGTTGATCTTAAGGAGTCCCTTAGAGTTCTTGCTAAACTTAGAGAAGCACCTTGTTATTACAATGAAACTAGAGAAAGGCCAAGATCATTGCAGGAACTGAAAGATGGAGCCTCACATACAATTTCAAAAGACGCTCCTCGGATTTCTTATGATGGGAGGGAGATGAACCGTTTGTCTTTTGACTCAAGGGACACCACCAAGTCCAATCTAAAGATAAAAGAGCTGCCTAGGCTTTCCCTGGACAGCAGAGAAATTTCAATGCGAGGTTCCGGATGTTATTCAAAATCAAGtttcatttcaaaagatttacaaAGTGCTGTAAATTCAAATGAGAAGGTCCATAATATGCAGCATTCATTGGGAACCCAGAAGCGGCCTCCTAATTTGGTAGCTAAGTTGATGGGTTTGGAAGCATTACCAGATTCTGCATCCACTAGTTATAGTCGGTCAAATTTAATCAAGAGCTTCCCTGTTGACCATAGTGATTCCTTCTCAGCATCATTGAAAGTGAAAGATGTAAACAGGCCAATTCAGATTCCAAAGTCCCCGAGAAACATATCAAAAGAGCCTATTTCACCAAGGTGGAAGAATCCTGATTTAATTATGAAACCCATTTCAAGGTTGCCAATTGAAAAAGCACCTTGGAAGCAACTGGAAGGAAGCCgaacttcgccaaaacctgcaAAATTTTCGGCCAAGACATCAAATCCCTTTCCAACAGTTTACAGTGAGGTTGAAGGGAGATTGAAAGATCTTGAATTCAATCAATCTGGAAAGGATCTCAGAGCTCTTAAACAGATTTTGGAAGCAATGCAGGCCAAGGGGCTACTGGAGgccagaaaagaagagaaaggaaCAAGCTTTGGAACCCAAAGGGAGTACGAGTCAAACTGTACTAGTCCAGGGCACAAGCCAAGATCTTTAAGCCAACGCAACCAACAGAGGAATCATGTTAGTGCTTCCACAATCAGGGGCTCTGATTCTTCAAGGACTTGTGAATCACCCATTGTGATCATGAAACCAGCCAAACTGGTTGACAAATCTGGCATTCCTGCTTCCTCAGTAATTCCAATTGATAGCCTTTCTGGTCTTCATAAAATTCCAAGCAGTGGACATGCAGGTGGTCCAAATAGATCAGCTAATAACCAAACAGCTAAAGATCAATCTCCTAGAATCAGTCACCGGGACCATGCTTTCAACTCCAGTGATAAGAAAGCCAGTGTGAGGCACAGATCAACTCAATATTCAACAAGACCTCAGCATTTGCTGAAAGAAAACACGGGCTCAGCAAAAAGCTCAGGATCTGTAAGCCCAAGATTGCAACAGAAAAAGCTGGAGTTAGAGAAGAGATCTCGTCCACCTACACCTCCATCTGATTTAAACAAGCCTAGAAGGCAATCCAACAGGATATCAACTGAATCAGGTTCACCTGGTGGGAAAAACAGACGGAAAGCTCACAAATTGCCACAGAGTGATGACCAACTGAGTCAGATAAGTAATGAATCTAGTCAACAAGGTGATGATGTATCTGTGCAGTCTGACAGCACTGTTGTCTTTGACTCAAAGACAGATGTGGAAGTCACCAGTTCCGAACAATCTACCGAGGTAAATGGCAGCCAGAGTCCATCCATGAAGACAGGCAATCACTTGTTTTTTGACTTGAAGCAGAAA AAACCAAGTTCAAGGTTGGAAGAAGATGGAACATTGGCCGAACTTGCAGTTGATACCCCAGAGCATCCTAGTCCCATCTCAGTTCTTGATACATCATTGTATAGAGATGATGCAATGTCTCCAGTAAACCAGATACAAAATCTGGCTACAG CAGGTGACGGTGCTGGAGATTCCAAGGGCCGAAAGAGTGAGAATCAGTGGAATAACAGTGTGGGGTCTGGTCTTACATCAGAGATCAGTCGAAAGAAATTGCAAAACGTAGAAAATTTGGTACAGAAACTTAAACAACTAAATTCCACTCATGACGAAGCCAGCACAGATTACATTGCATCACTTTGTGAAAACACAAATCCAGACCACAGATACATCTCTGAAATCTTGTTAGCTTCAGGTCTTCTACTCAGAGACCTTGGCTCTGAAATGACAACATTTCAGCTCCACTCATCAGGTCACCCCATTAACCCCGAGTTATTCTTCGTATTGGAGCAAACCAAGGCCAGTACTTTGCCTTCACAAGAAGAGTGCAGGCCCAGAAAGAGCTCCCGTTCAATGCCAAACCCTGAAAGATGTCACCGGAAGCTCATATTTGATGCTGTTAACGAAATGATCGTGAAGAAGTTAGCATTGGCTGTGCCCTCTCCTGAACCACGGTTGAAATCTGATAAACTGGCAAAGAAACCTCTCTGTGCTCAAAAGCttctaaaagagttgtgttcagagaTTGAACAGCTTCAAGCCAAGAAATCAGAATGTTGCTTAGAGGAAGATGAGGATGATCTAAAGGGCATTTTGTGGTATGATGGGATACATTGGTCTGGAAGTTGGACAAATTTTCATAGTGAAGTTTCTGGTTTAGTGTTAGATGTTGAGCGGTTGATCTTTAAGGATTTAGTTGATGAAATTGTGATCCGTGAGGCTGCTGGTTCGCAGAGCAAACTGGGTAGGCGCAGGAAGCTGTTTGCAAAGTAG
- the LOC110617647 gene encoding protein LONGIFOLIA 2 isoform X3 yields MAAKLLHSLADDNPDLQKQIGCMTGIFQLFDRHVVTGRRLNHRRLLPGDPHLKNSSTERESFDVYHRSTAAEMNLNKNLNDKQRISTESSGPSFSSSCSSSLSSLDCNKTAQPEASSFDRIIFPKTPSRDAVLTQPTTSSHVGRQSLDVRGVVKDSMYREARGLSVKTSIKEEAVAHAVKHKDSPRPLHPSKYVDGSHGIVNKEKQNSPVDLKESLRVLAKLREAPCYYNETRERPRSLQELKDGASHTISKDAPRISYDGREMNRLSFDSRDTTKSNLKIKELPRLSLDSREISMRGSGCYSKSSFISKDLQSAVNSNEKVHNMQHSLGTQKRPPNLVAKLMGLEALPDSASTSYSRSNLIKSFPVDHSDSFSASLKVKDVNRPIQIPKSPRNISKEPISPRWKNPDLIMKPISRLPIEKAPWKQLEGSRTSPKPAKFSAKTSNPFPTVYSEVEGRLKDLEFNQSGKDLRALKQILEAMQAKGLLEARKEEKGTSFGTQREYESNCTSPGHKPRSLSQRNQQRNHVSASTIRGSDSSRTCESPIVIMKPAKLVDKSGIPASSVIPIDSLSGLHKIPSSGHAGGPNRSANNQTAKDQSPRISHRDHAFNSSDKKASVRHRSTQYSTRPQHLLKENTGSAKSSGSVSPRLQQKKLELEKRSRPPTPPSDLNKPRRQSNRISTESGSPGGKNRRKAHKLPQSDDQLSQISNESSQQGDDVSVQSDSTVVFDSKTDVEVTSSEQSTEKPSSRLEEDGTLAELAVDTPEHPSPISVLDTSLYRDDAMSPVNQIQNLATAGDGAGDSKGRKSENQWNNSVGSGLTSEISRKKLQNVENLVQKLKQLNSTHDEASTDYIASLCENTNPDHRYISEILLASGLLLRDLGSEMTTFQLHSSGHPINPELFFVLEQTKASTLPSQEECRPRKSSRSMPNPERCHRKLIFDAVNEMIVKKLALAVPSPEPRLKSDKLAKKPLCAQKLLKELCSEIEQLQAKKSECCLEEDEDDLKGILWYDGIHWSGSWTNFHSEVSGLVLDVERLIFKDLVDEIVIREAAGSQSKLGRRRKLFAK; encoded by the exons ATGGCAGCAAAACTTTTACATTCTTTAGCAGATGATAATCCAGATTTGCAGAAGCAAATAGGATGCATGACTGGGATCTTTCAGCTTTTTGATCGCCATGTCGTCACTGGTAGACGTCTCAACCATAGGAGGCTTCTTCCAG GTGATCCCCACTTGAAGAATAGCAGCACTGAAAGGGAATCTTTTGATGTTTATCATCGGTCTACGGCAGCT GAAATGAATTTGAACAAGAATTTGAATGACAAACAAAGGATTTCCACTGAATCATCCGGACCATCTTTCTCATCCTCTTGTTCTTCCTCTTTATCTTCGCTGGACTGTAACAAAACAGCTCAACCGGAAGCGTCTTCCTTTGACAGAATTATTTTCCCTAAAACTCCTTCAAGGGATGCTGTTCTAACTCAGCCAACCACCTCTTCACATGTTGGACGGCAATCCCTTGATGTTCGGGGTGTTGTCAAGGACTCAATGTATAGGGAAGCAAGAGGGCTATCGGTCAAAACTTCAATTAAAGAGGAAGCAGTGGCCCATGCAGTGAAGCATAAAGACTCCCCAAGGCCATTACATCCCTCCAAATATGTGGATGGATCTCATGGAATTGTGAACAAGGAGAAGCAAAATTCTCCTGTTGATCTTAAGGAGTCCCTTAGAGTTCTTGCTAAACTTAGAGAAGCACCTTGTTATTACAATGAAACTAGAGAAAGGCCAAGATCATTGCAGGAACTGAAAGATGGAGCCTCACATACAATTTCAAAAGACGCTCCTCGGATTTCTTATGATGGGAGGGAGATGAACCGTTTGTCTTTTGACTCAAGGGACACCACCAAGTCCAATCTAAAGATAAAAGAGCTGCCTAGGCTTTCCCTGGACAGCAGAGAAATTTCAATGCGAGGTTCCGGATGTTATTCAAAATCAAGtttcatttcaaaagatttacaaAGTGCTGTAAATTCAAATGAGAAGGTCCATAATATGCAGCATTCATTGGGAACCCAGAAGCGGCCTCCTAATTTGGTAGCTAAGTTGATGGGTTTGGAAGCATTACCAGATTCTGCATCCACTAGTTATAGTCGGTCAAATTTAATCAAGAGCTTCCCTGTTGACCATAGTGATTCCTTCTCAGCATCATTGAAAGTGAAAGATGTAAACAGGCCAATTCAGATTCCAAAGTCCCCGAGAAACATATCAAAAGAGCCTATTTCACCAAGGTGGAAGAATCCTGATTTAATTATGAAACCCATTTCAAGGTTGCCAATTGAAAAAGCACCTTGGAAGCAACTGGAAGGAAGCCgaacttcgccaaaacctgcaAAATTTTCGGCCAAGACATCAAATCCCTTTCCAACAGTTTACAGTGAGGTTGAAGGGAGATTGAAAGATCTTGAATTCAATCAATCTGGAAAGGATCTCAGAGCTCTTAAACAGATTTTGGAAGCAATGCAGGCCAAGGGGCTACTGGAGgccagaaaagaagagaaaggaaCAAGCTTTGGAACCCAAAGGGAGTACGAGTCAAACTGTACTAGTCCAGGGCACAAGCCAAGATCTTTAAGCCAACGCAACCAACAGAGGAATCATGTTAGTGCTTCCACAATCAGGGGCTCTGATTCTTCAAGGACTTGTGAATCACCCATTGTGATCATGAAACCAGCCAAACTGGTTGACAAATCTGGCATTCCTGCTTCCTCAGTAATTCCAATTGATAGCCTTTCTGGTCTTCATAAAATTCCAAGCAGTGGACATGCAGGTGGTCCAAATAGATCAGCTAATAACCAAACAGCTAAAGATCAATCTCCTAGAATCAGTCACCGGGACCATGCTTTCAACTCCAGTGATAAGAAAGCCAGTGTGAGGCACAGATCAACTCAATATTCAACAAGACCTCAGCATTTGCTGAAAGAAAACACGGGCTCAGCAAAAAGCTCAGGATCTGTAAGCCCAAGATTGCAACAGAAAAAGCTGGAGTTAGAGAAGAGATCTCGTCCACCTACACCTCCATCTGATTTAAACAAGCCTAGAAGGCAATCCAACAGGATATCAACTGAATCAGGTTCACCTGGTGGGAAAAACAGACGGAAAGCTCACAAATTGCCACAGAGTGATGACCAACTGAGTCAGATAAGTAATGAATCTAGTCAACAAGGTGATGATGTATCTGTGCAGTCTGACAGCACTGTTGTCTTTGACTCAAAGACAGATGTGGAAGTCACCAGTTCCGAACAATCTACCGAG AAACCAAGTTCAAGGTTGGAAGAAGATGGAACATTGGCCGAACTTGCAGTTGATACCCCAGAGCATCCTAGTCCCATCTCAGTTCTTGATACATCATTGTATAGAGATGATGCAATGTCTCCAGTAAACCAGATACAAAATCTGGCTACAG CAGGTGACGGTGCTGGAGATTCCAAGGGCCGAAAGAGTGAGAATCAGTGGAATAACAGTGTGGGGTCTGGTCTTACATCAGAGATCAGTCGAAAGAAATTGCAAAACGTAGAAAATTTGGTACAGAAACTTAAACAACTAAATTCCACTCATGACGAAGCCAGCACAGATTACATTGCATCACTTTGTGAAAACACAAATCCAGACCACAGATACATCTCTGAAATCTTGTTAGCTTCAGGTCTTCTACTCAGAGACCTTGGCTCTGAAATGACAACATTTCAGCTCCACTCATCAGGTCACCCCATTAACCCCGAGTTATTCTTCGTATTGGAGCAAACCAAGGCCAGTACTTTGCCTTCACAAGAAGAGTGCAGGCCCAGAAAGAGCTCCCGTTCAATGCCAAACCCTGAAAGATGTCACCGGAAGCTCATATTTGATGCTGTTAACGAAATGATCGTGAAGAAGTTAGCATTGGCTGTGCCCTCTCCTGAACCACGGTTGAAATCTGATAAACTGGCAAAGAAACCTCTCTGTGCTCAAAAGCttctaaaagagttgtgttcagagaTTGAACAGCTTCAAGCCAAGAAATCAGAATGTTGCTTAGAGGAAGATGAGGATGATCTAAAGGGCATTTTGTGGTATGATGGGATACATTGGTCTGGAAGTTGGACAAATTTTCATAGTGAAGTTTCTGGTTTAGTGTTAGATGTTGAGCGGTTGATCTTTAAGGATTTAGTTGATGAAATTGTGATCCGTGAGGCTGCTGGTTCGCAGAGCAAACTGGGTAGGCGCAGGAAGCTGTTTGCAAAGTAG
- the LOC110617647 gene encoding protein LONGIFOLIA 2 isoform X2 produces MAAKLLHSLADDNPDLQKQIGCMTGIFQLFDRHVVTGRRLNHRRLLPGDPHLKNSSTERESFDVYHRSTAAEMNLNKNLNDKQRISTESSGPSFSSSCSSSLSSLDCNKTAQPEASSFDRIIFPKTPSRDAVLTQPTTSSHVGRQSLDVRGVVKDSMYREARGLSVKTSIKEEAVAHAVKHKDSPRPLHPSKYVDGSHGIVNKEKQNSPVDLKESLRVLAKLREAPCYYNETRERPRSLQELKDGASHTISKDAPRISYDGREMNRLSFDSRDTTKSNLKIKELPRLSLDSREISMRGSGCYSKSSFISKDLQSAVNSNEKVHNMQHSLGTQKRPPNLVAKLMGLEALPDSASTSYSRSNLIKSFPVDHSDSFSASLKVKDVNRPIQIPKSPRNISKEPISPRWKNPDLIMKPISRLPIEKAPWKQLEGSRTSPKPAKFSAKTSNPFPTVYSEVEGRLKDLEFNQSGKDLRALKQILEAMQAKGLLEARKEEKGTSFGTQREYESNCTSPGHKPRSLSQRNQQRNHVSASTIRGSDSSRTCESPIVIMKPAKLVDKSGIPASSVIPIDSLSGLHKIPSSGHAGGPNRSANNQTAKDQSPRISHRDHAFNSSDKKASVRHRSTQYSTRPQHLLKENTGSAKSSGSVSPRLQQKKLELEKRSRPPTPPSDLNKPRRQSNRISTESGSPGGKNRRKAHKLPQSDDQLSQISNESSQQGDDVSVQSDSTVVFDSKTDVEVTSSEQSTEVNGSQSPSMKTGNHLFFDLKQKKPSSRLEEDGTLAELAVDTPEHPSPISVLDTSLYRDDAMSPVNQIQNLATGDGAGDSKGRKSENQWNNSVGSGLTSEISRKKLQNVENLVQKLKQLNSTHDEASTDYIASLCENTNPDHRYISEILLASGLLLRDLGSEMTTFQLHSSGHPINPELFFVLEQTKASTLPSQEECRPRKSSRSMPNPERCHRKLIFDAVNEMIVKKLALAVPSPEPRLKSDKLAKKPLCAQKLLKELCSEIEQLQAKKSECCLEEDEDDLKGILWYDGIHWSGSWTNFHSEVSGLVLDVERLIFKDLVDEIVIREAAGSQSKLGRRRKLFAK; encoded by the exons ATGGCAGCAAAACTTTTACATTCTTTAGCAGATGATAATCCAGATTTGCAGAAGCAAATAGGATGCATGACTGGGATCTTTCAGCTTTTTGATCGCCATGTCGTCACTGGTAGACGTCTCAACCATAGGAGGCTTCTTCCAG GTGATCCCCACTTGAAGAATAGCAGCACTGAAAGGGAATCTTTTGATGTTTATCATCGGTCTACGGCAGCT GAAATGAATTTGAACAAGAATTTGAATGACAAACAAAGGATTTCCACTGAATCATCCGGACCATCTTTCTCATCCTCTTGTTCTTCCTCTTTATCTTCGCTGGACTGTAACAAAACAGCTCAACCGGAAGCGTCTTCCTTTGACAGAATTATTTTCCCTAAAACTCCTTCAAGGGATGCTGTTCTAACTCAGCCAACCACCTCTTCACATGTTGGACGGCAATCCCTTGATGTTCGGGGTGTTGTCAAGGACTCAATGTATAGGGAAGCAAGAGGGCTATCGGTCAAAACTTCAATTAAAGAGGAAGCAGTGGCCCATGCAGTGAAGCATAAAGACTCCCCAAGGCCATTACATCCCTCCAAATATGTGGATGGATCTCATGGAATTGTGAACAAGGAGAAGCAAAATTCTCCTGTTGATCTTAAGGAGTCCCTTAGAGTTCTTGCTAAACTTAGAGAAGCACCTTGTTATTACAATGAAACTAGAGAAAGGCCAAGATCATTGCAGGAACTGAAAGATGGAGCCTCACATACAATTTCAAAAGACGCTCCTCGGATTTCTTATGATGGGAGGGAGATGAACCGTTTGTCTTTTGACTCAAGGGACACCACCAAGTCCAATCTAAAGATAAAAGAGCTGCCTAGGCTTTCCCTGGACAGCAGAGAAATTTCAATGCGAGGTTCCGGATGTTATTCAAAATCAAGtttcatttcaaaagatttacaaAGTGCTGTAAATTCAAATGAGAAGGTCCATAATATGCAGCATTCATTGGGAACCCAGAAGCGGCCTCCTAATTTGGTAGCTAAGTTGATGGGTTTGGAAGCATTACCAGATTCTGCATCCACTAGTTATAGTCGGTCAAATTTAATCAAGAGCTTCCCTGTTGACCATAGTGATTCCTTCTCAGCATCATTGAAAGTGAAAGATGTAAACAGGCCAATTCAGATTCCAAAGTCCCCGAGAAACATATCAAAAGAGCCTATTTCACCAAGGTGGAAGAATCCTGATTTAATTATGAAACCCATTTCAAGGTTGCCAATTGAAAAAGCACCTTGGAAGCAACTGGAAGGAAGCCgaacttcgccaaaacctgcaAAATTTTCGGCCAAGACATCAAATCCCTTTCCAACAGTTTACAGTGAGGTTGAAGGGAGATTGAAAGATCTTGAATTCAATCAATCTGGAAAGGATCTCAGAGCTCTTAAACAGATTTTGGAAGCAATGCAGGCCAAGGGGCTACTGGAGgccagaaaagaagagaaaggaaCAAGCTTTGGAACCCAAAGGGAGTACGAGTCAAACTGTACTAGTCCAGGGCACAAGCCAAGATCTTTAAGCCAACGCAACCAACAGAGGAATCATGTTAGTGCTTCCACAATCAGGGGCTCTGATTCTTCAAGGACTTGTGAATCACCCATTGTGATCATGAAACCAGCCAAACTGGTTGACAAATCTGGCATTCCTGCTTCCTCAGTAATTCCAATTGATAGCCTTTCTGGTCTTCATAAAATTCCAAGCAGTGGACATGCAGGTGGTCCAAATAGATCAGCTAATAACCAAACAGCTAAAGATCAATCTCCTAGAATCAGTCACCGGGACCATGCTTTCAACTCCAGTGATAAGAAAGCCAGTGTGAGGCACAGATCAACTCAATATTCAACAAGACCTCAGCATTTGCTGAAAGAAAACACGGGCTCAGCAAAAAGCTCAGGATCTGTAAGCCCAAGATTGCAACAGAAAAAGCTGGAGTTAGAGAAGAGATCTCGTCCACCTACACCTCCATCTGATTTAAACAAGCCTAGAAGGCAATCCAACAGGATATCAACTGAATCAGGTTCACCTGGTGGGAAAAACAGACGGAAAGCTCACAAATTGCCACAGAGTGATGACCAACTGAGTCAGATAAGTAATGAATCTAGTCAACAAGGTGATGATGTATCTGTGCAGTCTGACAGCACTGTTGTCTTTGACTCAAAGACAGATGTGGAAGTCACCAGTTCCGAACAATCTACCGAGGTAAATGGCAGCCAGAGTCCATCCATGAAGACAGGCAATCACTTGTTTTTTGACTTGAAGCAGAAA AAACCAAGTTCAAGGTTGGAAGAAGATGGAACATTGGCCGAACTTGCAGTTGATACCCCAGAGCATCCTAGTCCCATCTCAGTTCTTGATACATCATTGTATAGAGATGATGCAATGTCTCCAGTAAACCAGATACAAAATCTGGCTACAG GTGACGGTGCTGGAGATTCCAAGGGCCGAAAGAGTGAGAATCAGTGGAATAACAGTGTGGGGTCTGGTCTTACATCAGAGATCAGTCGAAAGAAATTGCAAAACGTAGAAAATTTGGTACAGAAACTTAAACAACTAAATTCCACTCATGACGAAGCCAGCACAGATTACATTGCATCACTTTGTGAAAACACAAATCCAGACCACAGATACATCTCTGAAATCTTGTTAGCTTCAGGTCTTCTACTCAGAGACCTTGGCTCTGAAATGACAACATTTCAGCTCCACTCATCAGGTCACCCCATTAACCCCGAGTTATTCTTCGTATTGGAGCAAACCAAGGCCAGTACTTTGCCTTCACAAGAAGAGTGCAGGCCCAGAAAGAGCTCCCGTTCAATGCCAAACCCTGAAAGATGTCACCGGAAGCTCATATTTGATGCTGTTAACGAAATGATCGTGAAGAAGTTAGCATTGGCTGTGCCCTCTCCTGAACCACGGTTGAAATCTGATAAACTGGCAAAGAAACCTCTCTGTGCTCAAAAGCttctaaaagagttgtgttcagagaTTGAACAGCTTCAAGCCAAGAAATCAGAATGTTGCTTAGAGGAAGATGAGGATGATCTAAAGGGCATTTTGTGGTATGATGGGATACATTGGTCTGGAAGTTGGACAAATTTTCATAGTGAAGTTTCTGGTTTAGTGTTAGATGTTGAGCGGTTGATCTTTAAGGATTTAGTTGATGAAATTGTGATCCGTGAGGCTGCTGGTTCGCAGAGCAAACTGGGTAGGCGCAGGAAGCTGTTTGCAAAGTAG